The stretch of DNA CAGTTTTTGTACCTTGTACTGTTGCAAGTTGTGCATCATTAATAGCttctttttgaaatttatcacGTAGTTGTTTTATTTCATCACTTGCCATTTCTTCAGCAGTCATTACAGCCAATCTTGTTGGTGGTATTGCACCtactaaaaaatttgtacGTAATGTTGGATTTTTAGCATCACGTAAATTAGCAACACGACTTCgaatctaaaatataaataaattaattgttaattaacaaatataaacaataatttgtttaaacttattttaaaaaaaattatttcgaaactttttttcattttttttatgaaaaatattagataaattaaatatcatgataaaaaatttaattaaaaaaattatttagtaattttttaataattacatgtacaaatataaatattttaattaatttcaatcatttttttacactacttttaaaaataccaacaataattaaatttcgattttttaaaatcgaaaattactatttaatttttcgattgtaaaaaaatgtttttataaatttgaaaaaaaaaaaaataagctattaattaaatatatatttaataataagctAATTAACTTactctatttttatatctgcTATCTGTATTTCTAAATTCTGCATAAATAGCATCTTCAAGTTCTTCAGAAAGTTCTTCTGGTGTTGCACATCCTTCAATTGTTTCACCACTAACACGTAATGCTGATACAAGTAATTCACGACATTTAAGTCTAACAGcatcagttgttgttgttgaaccAGTTGCTGGAAATGATGcttgttttttatatgaatcTTTACTTGATGTTCTATcatcttgaattttattatcactgtcatctttttctttttttgtatcatcatcttttttattattacgttCATCTTTTTTTGTACTGCTTGTTGATCCACTATCTCTACCATCTTTTTTTGTtcctaaataatatattaaaaattaataataatatttaaaaattatttatcacttTGTCTTACcagatagaaattttttccaatttttaattaatactttTGACAATGAtataacatcatcatcagtgCTTGATTTACGTAGAGCATTAACTGTCATTCCAATTCTTGTTTTAGTTAAAAGTTCAAGTGTTACTGGAAGTGTTTGCAATGTTTTGAGCAACTCCAATGCTTGTTCTTGtccctgaaaaaaaataataataagcgtTGTTTACATACACACaaattcaacattaaaaaacaaaaaaaatatttcacttatttgtatataattaatagatgtaaattatcaattgattgttaattaatattttaatatgataaattaaatattattgtcattttaatttagttttattaattacaatttattaaattaatttatcaaaatccTGAGCGTCTTATATTTACTCACTCACTCACCGTTCCATCACCACTCgacattttattcaattttttttgaatttttaatacttcttCTTCAGcactcatttttatatattttttaattaattttatttgataattatttatttaacaaagtgCACGAGGACTTGGTGATTGTTGATTATATTTCAACAAACCGACAACGTTGGCTGGCTATCAGCAAACTGCTCGAGAAGATGGGGCGcgaaccattttttttttttttttttcattatcaacaaGCTTGCCAAgctaacagaaaaaaaataataaataaataataaaacgccatgttttttctttataaagcGGGAGAAATTTGATTTGGATTATTGacattgttgatatatttttatttgttttttaaatttatttataaaaaaaaaaattgttatttaaaaaatttaagaagaaaatgtaaaaaacttgaagaaaaatgtaaaaatatttttacttggaaatttaatatttaaatacttgatttatattttaatttcattgaagaaaaataacaataattaatttttaaaaatttatttatttaattaattttcaagccAAAAAGAACATTCGAAAGAATTTCAGTATAAAATTACAgctagttttttttcttatagaaGTTGTTCAATAAAACGTTTGACATCTAGGAATTcctaaaatgataaaaacaataattaatataaattgataactaaattaatttgctaaaataacaAAGCTATTATTTACTTCATCAGAAGCTCGATGATCCAAGCCAGCATAAGTTTTAAACTCGACATTTGTCAtggtttttttcaacaacGTTATTGCCATTTGTCCCCAGAGATGAGGAATTATTGGATCCTTGTCTCCATGGCATAATAAAAATGGTGTTGTTTTATTTCCAACAacattctaaaaaataaataaacaattataaatgatctatgtttatatttttatcaattgaattgaTTGAATCATACTTCTGGAAATTGCTGATGAAGTGCTAACCAGGAAGACAATGAAAAAACACCACCAAGTTGTTGAGAAAATGTTATAGCAGAATATATTGCAAGTGCACCACCTTGACTAAATCCACCAACAATAATACGGTTTGATGGTGTTCCAGATTTAATTTCATCTTCAATAACTTTATGAacaatttttgatgatgattttattccATCTTCATCTTCAGGTGCTCCAGTTTTCATTCCCAATACATCAAacctaaattataaaattaattattaattattcttaaacaatcattaaaaatatatattttttttttaattattaccaaGCTGTCATTGGAGTTCCTTGTTTCCATGTGATTGGAATTGTTggtctaaaaaaataaatatttaaatttaaaaaaaaaactcaatttttgatagaaatttttgtaaaatttactcACCCAGTtggacaaataattttaacatttggcaattgaatttttttcaaggctTCAAtccaattttttctatttaaaatataaacaattattaaaaaatattttttaatttataaaaaaatttgtttatgaaaaatatcaacaaacaCTTACCCAGTTTCAGCAAGACCATGAAGAAATATcaacttgaaattaaataaaagtataaaattaataatctagatttataaaatttatattttgtttatttattgctattaattattaataattaattagatatGAAATTTACCGTTGCAGTGTGCTCAGCTGTTGCTTCGATAACAATTGAGTTTGacattttgtttgttaaattaattttcacttcaaattaatatctgtaaacaaataaatttatttaatatacacttgttattatatattgttaattaaaaattatttaaattatttattttaattcattcgTACGTTATTTAAGTAATATTTAAGAGGACAAAATTATACACGTCCGCTGGTTGCTTTCAAGTGAGTTTCAACGACTGATTTGTTGGCATTTGTTGGTCATTATAAACTTCAAACATTCCTaacaccaatttttttttttttttttttcttcaacatcaGGCGATAGGAAAATGCTTAGAAGGGGCGGTGGGGGGGAAATATTTCGTGTCCTTGAGACAGAAaactagaaaatttatttcctagaaatttgaaagtttttttcgaattaaaattttcgattttttatgtatttttttctatagaaagtataaaaaaaatattaaacataacaataacatattttgtttttaataatttataaaatatataaatatttttattattttataaacaaaaaatttaacaaacaaataagttaatttttttttatttaaaaaaatatttttttcattatttttatcgtatgataaaaatatattttgataagaCACAATATCGTTGTTTTTTAATCTTATATGTATATGATgctattagaaataaaatagatgaataataaataataataatatttatttttaactaataaaaaacccatattattcatattttgtttttaaaatttttgatagatAAAAAAGTCGTTATGCATCATTGcgataaacaatttaaaaaaatataaaaatatatttttttcaaaataaataatcatagtaATGTCTGCTAATTTAattgtcataaaaatataataacattgaggtcaattattattaaaataaaaataatataacgataataaaaattgaacatttttcaaataaatttgaataaaattaatatatttttttattaaataaataaatcaaccaACGTTTgaattagttatttttttttttgttttttattttaatttaatgaatggTTAGTCAAATTAACATTTCATAAATCACGCAATAGtcggatttttaatttattataattactaaacttctttttttatatcgccaatattttttcttcgattttttatttctacatgAATGATTGTTCGACTGGGTGTAATATCACtgtgattattttataatttatatcaataatataaaaaaattatttacagataATCTggagatttatttattgatcgatcatcatatttttatctagCCATGTGATTTAACATTATTGATAacgaaaattacaaaaaaaaaaaaaaatattccgtttaaaaaattcacgtgatgttttaataaataacacgTGATGCATTATTGTCactagaattaaaaattttatcatgaaattatcgtttatatatttataaaaagaaaaaaaaataaaaaaacaaaaacaatttgttaaataaatttttatttcgatcacaatgatctataaaaaaaatacaaaattttttatgaaatctCTGCATGAAAATAAAGCTAGTATTAAGAAtactaatagaaaaaaaaaatattaaatattaattaatgattattttataaataaataataaatttgactaaattaattttctttctaaTAATTAGGCCATGAATTTATTGCAccctttgaataattaattaattttaaaataactggactaaaaaattatttacaatcaactcaaaaatatataaaaaaattacatattgttttaattatgaactacaaataatttagaataaatagtttaagaacaacataaaaaatttttttgaatgaatattCAATAGATTGTTATTAACATACCTtgtattcaaataatattttcatttgactaTTTATCAAGCTTATATTCACATagcattttaataatttcccGTTTCATCTTCTCAtctattaaacattttttctttgtctatAAATGCATGTCGTTGCAATTAATACtgtcatatgaaaaaaaattataagcgTTCACTGATTGTTGCgtttgtaaattgaaataaaatttatttatcaatttaataattaataaaaatgtcaaatttagTTGTTATTAAACCAACTGCTGAACACACTGCAAcggtataaattattattaatcattaataaataacaatgaaaaaaaaaaaaaaaattttttatacaaattttgtgTTATTCATCTATAATAATtggtttgtttttatttttttttaagcttatttttttacatggtTTGACTGAAACTGGGTAAGGAAatttttactaattaattaataatttttctttcattaaatatcattaacagaataattttttaattaacttttattgaaattttaaattttaaaacagtattctaatttctaaaataatattattatttttttttatataaaaattattttttcagtaacATATGGGCATCGAAACTCAAAAATATTCAGCCaccatttatgaaaattatttgtccAACTGCGTAAGTtttcaaatacaattattaatcatgaaaaaaaaaattaatattacaattaattaaattatatttaatagagaaaaaataCCAATGACATTTCAAAATGGTTATCGAATGAATTCTTggtaagataaaaattaattaaacaaataaattatatgaaaattttttaaaaaatatttatcatttaatttaatgatgaacATAAGGTTTGATGTGGAAAAAATTGGAATGCATGAACCAGAAAATGAAATAGGAATTGAATTAGCATCAAAAAATGTTCACAATATGATtgaagatgaaataaaattaggaaCACCATCAGATAGAATTATCCTTGGTGGTTTTAGTCAAGGTGGTGCACTTGCactatattcatttataacatTTCCTAAAAAAATTGGTGGTGTTGCTTTATTTTCTGCGTGGTTACCTTTGCATAACTATTATCCAGAagtatgatttaatttttttattaatttctatttttaatattatatattggcttattatttgatagtatatttaaatattatttagaattttgTAGCGAGTAAAGACACACCATTGTTGATGTGCCATGGTAAGAAGGATTCACTGATATCTTTTGAATGGGGAACAATGACAAGAGACGTACTGAAAAGTATGGTGCaagatgttaattttataacatatCCTCAATTAATTCATGAAGTATGTGAccaggtaaataattttttgataaatttaatttattaattagtaaaaatataaaatattgtgttaatttaaattttttacttttaggaAATTCAAGAACTTAAAAGTTTTATTGATAGAgttttaaaaacataatatcaattgaaaagtaaaataaaattttaaaactgggtgtaatttattaatcattttgaaaaaaaattaaatttataatttatatgcatttagttataattttactattgacaataaaattttcaattat from Aphidius gifuensis isolate YNYX2018 linkage group LG4, ASM1490517v1, whole genome shotgun sequence encodes:
- the LOC122855841 gene encoding acyl-protein thioesterase 2-like produces the protein MSNLVVIKPTAEHTATLIFLHGLTETGNIWASKLKNIQPPFMKIICPTAEKIPMTFQNGYRMNSWFDVEKIGMHEPENEIGIELASKNVHNMIEDEIKLGTPSDRIILGGFSQGGALALYSFITFPKKIGGVALFSAWLPLHNYYPENFVASKDTPLLMCHGKKDSLISFEWGTMTRDVLKSMVQDVNFITYPQLIHEVCDQEIQELKSFIDRVLKT
- the LOC122855842 gene encoding acyl-protein thioesterase 1-like; the protein is MSNSIVIEATAEHTATLIFLHGLAETGKNWIEALKKIQLPNVKIICPTGPTIPITWKQGTPMTAWFDVLGMKTGAPEDEDGIKSSSKIVHKVIEDEIKSGTPSNRIIVGGFSQGGALAIYSAITFSQQLGGVFSLSSWLALHQQFPENVVGNKTTPFLLCHGDKDPIIPHLWGQMAITLLKKTMTNVEFKTYAGLDHRASDEEFLDVKRFIEQLL
- the LOC122855837 gene encoding transcription elongation factor S-II, which translates into the protein MSAEEEVLKIQKKLNKMSSGDGTGQEQALELLKTLQTLPVTLELLTKTRIGMTVNALRKSSTDDDVISLSKVLIKNWKKFLSGTKKDGRDSGSTSSTKKDERNNKKDDDTKKEKDDSDNKIQDDRTSSKDSYKKQASFPATGSTTTTDAVRLKCRELLVSALRVSGETIEGCATPEELSEELEDAIYAEFRNTDSRYKNRIRSRVANLRDAKNPTLRTNFLVGAIPPTRLAVMTAEEMASDEIKQLRDKFQKEAINDAQLATVQGTKTDLLKCGKCRQRNCTYNQVQTRSADEPMTTFVLCNHCGNRWKFC